From the Huiozyma naganishii CBS 8797 chromosome 2, complete genome genome, one window contains:
- the NIT3 gene encoding putative hydrolase (similar to Saccharomyces cerevisiae NIT3 (YLR351C); ancestral locus Anc_4.183), translating to MSKVLSQKIKIALIQFRGSSPDKQANLNRAAQFIDKAMTQQPDTKIVVLPECFNSPYAVTKFREYAEEIGPLATSVSFLSQLASKYKITLVGGTIPEIDPKTDKIYNTAVVFDTNGKLVGTHRKTHLFDVDIPNGITFKESTTLSPGEKATTLKTPYGKIGVGVCYDMRFPELSMISARNGAFAMIFPSAFNTVTGPMHWHLLARARSVDNQIYTVLCSPARDMDSSYHAYGHSLVCDPRGNIIAEAGDGEEIVFAELDPAEISDFRAAVPLIKQRRFDVYKDVSK from the coding sequence ATGTCGAAAGTATTATCCCAAAAGATTAAGATTGCGCTGATCCAGTTTCGCGGGTCATCCCCCGACAAACAGGCCAACTTGAACAGGGCTGCCCAGTTCATTGATAAGGCCATGACTCAGCAACCGGACACGAAGATTGTGGTCCTCCCTGAATGTTTCAACTCTCCTTATGCTGTTACTAAATTCAGAGAGTATGCCGAGGAGATTGGCCCCCTCGCGACCTCTGTTTCCTTCTTGTCTCAGTTGGCATCAAAGTATAAGATAACGTTGGTAGGAGGGACGATTCCGGAAATTGACCCCAAGACTGACAAGATCTACAACACTGCAGTAGTGTTTGATACCAACGGTAAACTTGTGGGTACGCACCGCAAAACACATCTTTTTGACGTTGATATTCCAAACGGGATCACCTTCAAAGAATCTACTACTCTGTCGCCAGGTGAAAAAGCGACCACTTTAAAGACACCTTACGGTAAAATAGGTGTTGGTGTATGCTACGACATGAGGTTCCCTGAGCTTTCCATGATATCAGCGCGGAATGGAGCATTTGCAATGATCTTCCCCAGCGCTTTCAACACCGTAACTGGGCCGATGCACTGGCACCTATTGGCTCGGGCCAGATCTGTTGATAATCAGATATACACTGTTTTGTGCTCTCCAGCTAGGGACATGGACTCTTCGTACCATGCATATGGTCATTCGTTGGTTTGCGATCCAAGGGGTAATATTATAGCCGAGGCAGGAGACGGTGAAGAGATCGTTTTTGCAGAGTTGGACCCTGCAGAAATCAGCGATTTTAGAGCTGCTGTTCCTTTGATAAAGCAAAGGAGATTTGACGTCTATAAAGATGTTAGCAAATGA
- the TAL1 gene encoding sedoheptulose-7-phosphate:D-glyceraldehyde-3-phosphate transaldolase TAL1 (similar to Saccharomyces cerevisiae YGR043C and TAL1 (YLR354C); ancestral locus Anc_4.188), protein MPQAQAQKKQKTSSSLEQLKASGTVVVSDTGDFEAIAKYTPQDATTNPSLILAAAKIATYAPLIDVAVEYGKKEGSSTEEKVEKAVDRLLVEFGKEILKIVPGRVSTEVDARLSFDKDATIAKALEIIALYKSLGISKNRVLIKIAATWEGIQAARELEAKHGIHCNLTLLFSFAQAVACAEAKVTLISPFVGRIMDWYKAKTGETYTGETDPGVISVRKIYNYYKKHGYNTIVMGASFRNVDEIKALAGVDYLTISPGLLDKLLKSEEPVPKVLDAASAKKEGGEKVSYVDNESEFRFQLNEDAMATEKLSEGIRKFSADIVTLFDMIEKKVTA, encoded by the coding sequence ATGCCTCAAGCTCAAGCgcaaaagaaacaaaagacTAGCTCCTCCCTGGAACAACTGAAGGCCTCCGgcaccgtcgtcgtctccGACACCGGTGACTTCGAGGCGATCGCCAAGTACACGCCCCAGGACGCGACCACCAACCCCTCGCTGATCCTGGCCGCAGCCAAGATCGCCACGTACGCTCCCCTGATCGACGTCGCCGTCGAGTACGGGAAGAAGGAAGGCTCCTCCACGGAGGAAAAGGTCGAGAAGGCCGTCGACAGACTGCTTGTCGAGTTCGGGAAGGAGATCCTGAAGATCGTCCCCGGACGAGTCTCTACCGAGGTCGACGCGCGGTTGTCCTTCGACAAGGACGCCACGATCGCCAAGGCGCTCGAGATCATCGCGCTGTACAAGTCCCTCGGCATCTCCAAGAACAGAGTGCTCATCAAGATCGCCGCCACCTGGGAGGGGATCCAGGCCGCCAGGGAGCTGGAGGCCAAGCACGGGATCCACTGTAACCTGACCCTGCTGTTCTCCTTCGCCCAGGCCGTCGCGTGTGCAGAGGCCAAGGTCACGCTGATCTCCCCCTTCGTCGGCAGAATCATGGACTGGTACAAGGCCAAGACCGGCGAGACCTACACCGGCGAGACCGACCCGGGTGTCATCAGCGTCAGGAAAATCTACAACTACTACAAGAAGCACGGCTACAACACCATCGTCATGGGCGCCTCCTTCAGAAACgtcgacgagatcaagGCCCTCGCCGGTGTCGACTACTTGACCATCTCCCCTGGGCTGTTGGACAAGCTGCTGAAGAGCGAGGAACCCGTCCCCAAGGTGTTGGACGCAGCGAGCGCCAAGAAGGAGGGTGGCGAGAAGGTCTCCTACGTCGACAACGAGTCGGAGTTCAGATTCCAGTTGAACGAGGACGCCATGGCCACTGAGAAGTTGTCCGAGGGGATCAGAAAGTTTTCCGCGGATATCGTCACTTTGTTCGACATgattgaaaagaaggttACCgcttga
- the LUG1 gene encoding Lug1p (similar to Saccharomyces cerevisiae YLR352W; ancestral locus Anc_4.185): MSKSTPSIRHTPQSIPPEIVYEVLTYQFKDYMSNDYPPTSEKFNENLRNFLKSNLTVNKTFYHICRVLIYKHCNFTTAKRFYNLLESLEKQEQLRNIIQIADFQELTSVGLGRSMEMNKQIQNLTNKTLSRFLELTKWNLREFLACENIQEDLDSNIIYFLLKPGKVLSILDFCGCSGPYLTQSFMTALEKLYPADSDTNSAPLEYNSQMACLGLNDCTDLPNSVLIKTLRMFPELQKLDLNHTSIDDNTLLNGLPHLKSLTHLSLGLCSQLTSRAILEFFSHHPTVTDVNNAATLEWLNLGVTAHSSTWNDVHTMFLLKKLCQYGHNKTLQYLNLDGLPLHQVLLSTGNSLHSSPNTSVTSLHTLNRPTTIFSSVIHTEHYYQCSDTLIFIKLNFPKLKSLSIKGNNVPIDKLIEFLSPIEDIAYYDNLKGLKEFQKLKFLNVANNSYVNQWTIQNPNLLTCSPSLCSLELGFDAWQQIEKLNSNHEFITVKYNKRTDRNDVVKWKCFLDVSYGRRYWIYRVDPYLNRGDIEQRSLAGTKFDSNGNRIIEVVKQPDFLRFAQSKISLSCGLVIKSGERRKKTYRDLKPPISQFLTRNGGIAFGNRSQPVIRPRLPPGGWRLLPEEDDQDVDRDVARHMPPNATHVGSTSTTDEDHHEVGGIYWDRSIHDLSAFGQRNGFDRPQPGTMRPPPRPPLLAMGPPSSILPAALPPGNLPLQNAEPQNDEEYLNNPDLQRRRSELSLLMSHHPLRRPGLHSNHSNTKVDTFAHSQIAAARTPTATGRPSGPRRQLVKRPSGYYYAHPQEFVYDPNDAVMSRRYQIHFEVVNEYKTFGCIERGMYRYYSLRA; this comes from the coding sequence ATGTCCAAAAGTACGCCATCGATCCGTCACACTCCGCAGAGTATCCCGCCTGAGATAGTCTATGAAGTTTTAACATACCAATTCAAGGATTACATGAGCAATGACTATCCACCAACATCAGAGAAGTTCAATGAGAATTTAAGGAATTTTCTCAAGAGTAATTTGACAGTCAATAAAACTTTTTACCATATTTGCCGAGTGCTGATTTATAAACATTGTAACTTCACCACTGCAAAACGTTTCTATAATCTTTTAGAATCACTGGAGAAGCAAGAGCAATTGCGAAATATCATCCAAATTGCGGATTTCCAAGAACTAACCTCCGTGGGACTTGGTAGATCCATGGAAATGAACAAACAGATCCAGAATCTCACAAATAAGACCCTGTCCAGGTTTTTGGAGCTGACTAAATGGAATCTCAGAGAATTTCTAGCTTGCGAGAACATTCAAGAAGATTTGGACTCGAAcattatatattttttacTGAAGCCTGGGAAAGTGCTCAGTATATTGGATTTTTGCGGGTGCAGCGGACCGTATCTGACACAGAGCTTTATGACAGCACTTGAAAAATTGTATCCCGCTGATTCAGACACCAACTCTGCGCCGTTGGAATATAACTCCCAGATGGCTTGTCTTGGACTAAACGATTGCACAGATTTGCCAAATTCCGTTCTGATTAAGACTCTCAGAATGTTTCCCGAGTTACAAAAATTGGACTTGAATCATACATCTATCGACGATAACACGTTGTTGAACGGATTGCCtcatttgaaaagtttgacACATCTCTCTCTTGGATTGTGCTCGCAGCTGACGAGCAGGGCAATCTtagaatttttttctcatcATCCGACAGTCACCGATGTAAACAACGCGGCTACGCTAGAGTGGCTGAATCTCGGTGTCACTGCCCATTCGTCTACGTGGAATGATGTTCACACAATGttccttttgaaaaagCTTTGCCAATACGGCCATAACAAAACTTTACAATATCTTAATCTCGATGGCCTGCCTCTCCATCAAGTGCTTCTCTCCACGGGCAACTCGTTGCATTCGTCTCCAAACACGTCAGTCACATCATTACACACATTGAACCGACCAACAACGATCTTCTCATCGGTAATTCATACAGAGCATTACTACCAGTGTTCAGACACGTTGattttcatcaaactcAATTTCCCCAAATTGAAATCCTTAAGCATCAAGGGCAACAACGTCCCTATAGACAAACTAATTGAATTTTTGAGTCCCATTGAGGACATTGCATACTACGACAACTTGAAAGGGTTAAAGGAGTTCCAAAAACTGAAGTTCCTCAATGTAGCAAACAACTCGTACGTTAACCAATGGACCATCCAAAACCCAAACCTATTGACCTGCTCGCCAAGCTTGTGCTCGTTGGAGCTTGGTTTTGATGCCTGGCAACAGATAGAGAAGCTGAACTCCAACCACGAGTTCATTACTGTGAAGTACAACAAGAGGACGGACAGGAACGACGTAGTGAAGTGGAAGTGCTTTTTGGACGTTTCTTACGGGAGGAGGTATTGGATTTACCGCGTGGATCCATACTTGAACAGGGGGGATATAGAGCAGAGGTCCTTAGCTGGTACGAAGTTCGATTCGAATGGAAACAGAATTATCGAAGTTGTCAAGCAGCCCGATTTTTTAAGGTTTGCGCAGAGCAAGATCTCGTTAAGTTGTGGGCTTGTCATCAAGAGCGGTGAGCGTAGGAAAAAGACGTACAGAGACCTCAAGCCACCAATCTCTCAATTTTTAACGAGAAACGGGGGTATCGCTTTTGGGAACAGATCACAACCGGTGATACGACCAAGACTGCCGCCCGGAGGGTGGAGGCTGTTACCTGAGGAGGATGACCAAGATGTGGACCGTGACGTAGCTCGACACATGCCCCCCAATGCTACGCATGTTGGCTCGACGAGTACGACAGACGAGGACCACCACGAAGTTGGTGGTATCTACTGGGACAGATCGATCCACGATTTATCTGCATTTGGCCAGAGAAACGGGTTTGACAGGCCGCAGCCGGGCACGATGAGACCGCCACCGCGGCCGCCCTTACTAGCCATGGGCCCACCATCATCGATTCTCCCTGCAGCACTACCCCCGGGAAACCTGCCCTTGCAGAACGCAGAACCGCAGAACGATGAGGAGTACCTGAACAATCCGGACCTTCAAAGACGGAGGTCCGAGCTAAGCCTGCTGATGTCGCACCATCCTCTACGGAGACCCGGGCTGCACAGCAACCACAGCAACACCAAAGTGGACACGTTCGCACACTCGCAAATTGCAGCAGCAAGGACCCCCACAGCTACGGGACGTCCATCTGGCCCCCGGCGACAACTAGTGAAAAGGCCCTCCGGGTACTACTACGCGCACCCGCAGGAGTTTGTCTACGATCCGAACGACGCTGTTATGTCGCGGCGGTACCAAATACACTTCGAGGTGGTGAACGAGTACAAGACATTCGGGTGCATAGAGCGTGGGATGTACCGGTACTACAGCCTGAGGGCGTAG
- the BUD8 gene encoding Bud8p (similar to Saccharomyces cerevisiae BUD9 (YGR041W) and BUD8 (YLR353W); ancestral locus Anc_4.186), with product MSSMSTPVTLSYTEDDSVTTSSGQLSDTGSEDVRGVRNSLFLEQSPTGHTRPGTHNATNDTIHTVMEPARLRRDGDRNDGFRVYIDANRYAPSTVQTQLQRDASMSSEHTGYTQYYDTVSWGLREEQDSSGLLRGFEYQRSGSGAGGASTDDSSAESVNTALLGRESRLQLRLHSRGRRHHHSPGIHACLTTRGSVQTVSTGVLMNELKTPKRDATRDTLIAPPGPSSVSTRRGGRAGPTPPHLALENAIDPEIEEAVKQLQREVGIPSEGGASSRSSISSAEEFDRTLHEFKIPRRIPTPLVPPVLLRNASRSPRSPSLIDKLLVTTARDASSQGSPLPRKETPVGAGLGISHSPPTIQLLQSVSGASRWRPHPGTRTTRSVLGSPRARDDATPWPALKRISARSLSPISEPAAGTTMSPLASRPSAARTRPPRDGTPPYAVVSVPASEEPVASTARSKEVYSPLRLAALFCVCAMLAPLYFMVGVGGVSDHELAKLVMRGAGPWPLNVDVRWLRRLCVWVGCVELLLIFAGVGIGFGVGLTR from the coding sequence ATGTCGTCGATGAGCACTCCCGTGACGTTGTCGTACACTGAGGACGACAGCGTCACTACAAGCAGTGGTCAGCTGTCGGACACGGGGTCTGAGGATGTACGTGGGGTAAGAAACTCGCTGTTCTTGGAACAATCGCCGACTGGGCACACCAGGCCTGGCACACACAATGCTACAAACGACACGATACACACAGTAATGGAGCCCGCTCGGCTGCGACGAGACGGGGACCGCAACGACGGGTTCAGGGTATATATCGATGCGAACAGGTATGCGCCGTCCACCGTACAGACGCAACTGCAACGGGACGCCTCGATGAGTTCGGAGCACACTGGGTACACACAATACTATGATACGGTCTCGTGGGGGTTACGGGAGGAGCAGGACTCCTCTGGGTTGCTACGAGGGTTTGAGTACCAACGGAGCGGGTCCGGTGCTGGTGGAGCCTCCACTGACGACAGTTCTGCCGAGTCTGTGAATACGGCTCTGTTGGGACGCGAGTCCAGGCTGCAGCTGCGCCTGCACAGCCGCGGCCGccgccaccaccacagtcCCGGGATTCACGCGTGTCTGACCACGAGAGGGAGCGTACAGACCGTATCCACTGGTGTGTTGATGAATGAGTTGAAGACGCCGAAGCGAGACGCAACGAGGGACACGCTCATAGCGCCTCCTGGTCCCTCCAGTGTCAGCACGCGACGGGGCGGGCGTGCCGGGCCTACTCCGCCGCACCTTGCCCTCGAGAACGCAATTGATCCAGAGATCGAGGAAGCTGTGAAGCAGTTACAACGGGAAGTTGGAATACCGTCAGAGGGCGGTGCGAGTTCGCGGAGCAGTATTTCCAGTGCTGAGGAGTTCGACAGGACTTTGCACGAGTTCAAGATCCCACGGCGGATTCCTACGCCGCTTGTACCCCCCGTGTTGCTGCGGAACGCGTCGCGTTCCCCTCGGAGTCCCTCGTTGATCGACAAACTGCTAGTGACGACTGCGCGGGACGCATCGTCGCAGGGCAGTCCGTTACCGAGGAAGGAGACTCCGGTGGGGGCAGGTCTGGGCATTTCTCACAGTCCACCAACGATCCAGTTGTTGCAGAGTGTGAGTGGTGCGTCTCGATGGCGGCCACACCCGGGGACACGCACGACGCGGAGTGTACTGGGGAGCCCTCGAGCACGAGACGACGCCACACCGTGGCCCGCCTTGAAACGCATCTCCGCGCGGTCGTTGAGTCCCATCTCTGAGCCCGCTGCAGGGACCACGATGAGTCCACTGGCGTCACGCCCGAGCGCTGCACGGACCCGCCCACCGCGGGACGGGACCCCGCCGTACGCTGTGGTCTCTGTACCTGCATCCGAGGAGCCCGTTGCGTCGACTGCGCGATCCAAGGAGGTCTATTCCCCGCTGCGGCTGGCCGCTTTGTTCTGCGTGTGTGCTATGTTAGCACCGCTGTACTTCATGGttggtgttggtggtgtCAGTGATCATGAGCTTGCGAAACTTGTGATGCGCGGTGCGGGTCCCTGGCCCCTTAATGTTGACGTGCGATGGTTACGTCGTCTATGCGTGTGGGTTGGGTGCGTTGAGTTGTTACTGATCTTTGCCGGTGTGGGGATCGGTTTCGGTGTTGGACTAACTAGGTAA
- the ILV5 gene encoding ketol-acid reductoisomerase (similar to Saccharomyces cerevisiae ILV5 (YLR355C); ancestral locus Anc_4.190), giving the protein MLRSQAARLICNSRVVTAKRTLSLAARAVSATPSVRSTMARGPSPLVAARGLKQINFGGTVETVYERADWPREKLLDYFKNDTFALIGYGSQGYGQGLNLRDNGMNVVLGVRKNGASWKAAIEDGWVPGENLFEVEEAVKKGTYVMNLLSDAAQSETWSTIKPLLKKGQTLYFSHGFSPVFSDLTHVVPPKDLDVILVAPKGSGRTVRSLFKEGRGINSSYAVWNDVTGKAHEKSQALAVAIGSGYVYQTTFEKEVNSDLYGERGCLMGGIHGMFLAQYEVLRENGHSPSESFNETVEEATQSLYPLVGKYGMDYMYDACSTTARRGALDWYPIFKNALKPVFQDLYASTKNGTETKRSLEFNSQPDYREKLEAELQTIRSMEIWRVGKEVRKLRPENN; this is encoded by the coding sequence ATGCTAAGAAGCCAAGCTGCCAGACTGATCTGTAACTCCCGCGTCGTCACCGCCAAGAGAACTCTGTCTCTTGCCGCACGTGCCGTCTCCGCCACGCCATCTGTGCGTTCCACGATGGCCCGTGGCCCCAGTCCACTTGTGGCCGCTCGTGGgttgaaacagatcaaTTTCGGTGGTACCGTTGAGACCGTGTACGAACGTGCTGACTGGCCCCGCGAGAAACTTTTGGACtacttcaagaacgacACCTTCGCATTGATCGGGTACGGTTCGCAAGGGTACGGCCAAGGGTTGAACTTGCGTGACAACGGTATGAAcgttgttcttggtgtCCGTAAGAACGGTGCGTCGTGGAAGGCCGCCATTGAGGACGGATGGGTCCCCGGTGAAAACCTGTTCGAGGTCGAGGAGGCAGTGAAGAAGGGCACGTACGTGATGAACCTTCTGTCCGATGCAGCGCAATCCGAGACATGGAGCACTATCAAGccgctgttgaagaagggcCAGACGCTTTATTTCTCGCACGGGTTCTCCCCCGTTTTCTCCGACCTGACACACGTCGTGCCACCCAAGGATCTGGATGTGATCCTGGTTGCCCCCAAGGGGTCTGGCCGCACTGTTCGTTCCCTGTTCAAGGAGGGCCGTGGTATCAACTCCTCGTACGCAGTGTGGAACGACGTCACTGGCAAAGCGCACGAGAAGTCCCAGGCGCTGGCCGTGGCGATCGGTTCCGGGTACGTGTACCAGACGACGTTTGAGAAAGAGGTCAACAGTGACCTGTACGGTGAGCGTGGCTGTCTAATGGGTGGTATCCACGGTATGTTCCTTGCGCAGTACGAGGTGCTACGTGAGAACGGGCACTCCCCATCGGAGTCCTTCAACGAAACCGTCGAGGAGGCGACGCAGTCGCTGTACCCACTGGTGGGCAAATACGGTATGGACTACATGTACGACGCGTGCTCCACCACGGCGAGAAGAGGCGCCCTCGACTGGTACCcgatcttcaagaacgcGCTGAAACCGGTGTTCCAGGACCTGTACGCGTCCACGAAGAACGGCACGGAGACGAAACGGTCGCTCGAGTTCAACTCGCAGCCGGACTACCGTGAGAAGCTGGAGGCGGAGCTGCAGACCATCCGCAGCATGGAGATCTGGAGGGTCGGCAAGGAGGTGCGCAAGCTGAGACCGGAGAACAACTAG
- the KNAG0B05810 gene encoding translation initiation factor 2A (similar to Saccharomyces cerevisiae YGR054W; ancestral locus Anc_4.194), which produces MASQFYLKTSQDIELFQGYPEFQQFSSEDGTQDAIIASLLSPCGRFVAFSTKTAVKVFSGEKLNRLLVQLPIGDVYDLKFSPAGNFLSTWQRPRINEDQFQNVKIWYLNTTFPAGETPVPVYEYIYKSQNAWTIQFSKLDNFAIRLFGKQLKIIKLDFSKLNFNFNDPFATLDQPQDNQNFTVYQVSPAEFPTICTFTPEKSGKPAQLTIWPITQGAITKKIASKTFFKADSCQLKWNQQGNAVLCLAITDFDAQNKSYYGENTLYLLSFQGVNGTLGGNSVRVSLTNGPVHDFTWSPTSRQFGVIAGYMPATVTFFDMRGNVVHSLPQQSKNTMLFSPTGRYILIGGFGNLQGAVEILDRHDKFKSVTKFEATNTSVCMWSPGGEFILTATTSPRLRVDNGIKVWHASGTLVYTKEFKELLKVDWRNPCPFKITADDHIVRDFNFSDLVDAEKIALDPKLNRTQLQVHESAVAFQAKNKRPASSAGKTAGGYKPPHARRADANGGQRTVPGVTANGKQKAAVAASTPPASAASTMSPEEKKLRSLLKKLRSIEALKQRQVDGDKLEDTQLLKIETEPKVLQDLQALGWRQE; this is translated from the coding sequence ATGGCTTCCCAATTCTACTTGAAGACTTCGCAAGATATAGAACTGTTCCAAGGGTACCCTGAGTTCCAACAGTTCTCCAGCGAGGACGGCACTCAGGACGCCATCATTGCCTCTTTGCTCTCGCCATGCGGGAGGTTCGTCGCCTTCTCGACGAAAACCGCGGTCAAAGTGTTCTCGGGCGAGAAACTCAATCGGTTGCTGGTACAGTTGCCCATCGGTGACGTCTACGACCTCAAGTTCTCTCCAGCGGGGAACTTCTTGTCCACTTGGCAGAGACCAAGGATCAATGAGGACCAATTCCAGAACGTCAAGATCTGGTACTTGAACACAACGTTCCCCGCTGGCGAAACACCCGTGCCAGTGTACGAGTACATTTACAAGTCGCAGAACGCTTGGACTATACAGTTCTCGAAATTAGACAACTTCGCGATTAGACTGTTCGGGAAACAGCTTAAGATCATTAAGTTGGATTTCTCGAAACTtaacttcaatttcaacgATCCATTCGCGACACTGGACCAACCACAGGATAACCAGAACTTCACCGTGTACCAAGTCTCACCTGCAGAGTTCCCCACCATTTGCACTTTCACGCCGGAGAAGTCCGGGAAACCAGCACAGTTGACCATCTGGCCCATCACCCAAGGTGCCATCACAAAGAAGATCGCCAGCAagactttcttcaaggcGGACTCATGTCAATTGAAGTGGAACCAGCAGGGGAACGCAGTGTTGTGTCTCGCGATCACGGATTTCGACGCCCAAAACAAGTCCTACTACGGTGAAAACACCCTGTACTTGCTCTCCTTCCAGGGGGTCAACGGGACCCTCGGCGGGAACTCTGTGCGTGTCTCGCTGACAAACGGACCTGTCCACGACTTCACTTGGTCCCCCACTTCTAGACAGTTCGGTGTCATCGCTGGGTACATGCCTGCAACGGTCACTTTCTTCGACATGCGCGGCAACGTCGTCCATTCTTTGCCCCAACAGTCCAAGAACACGATGCTCTTCTCCCCCACGGGCAGATACATCCTCATCGGTGGGTTCGGGAACCTCCAGGGTGCAGTGGAGATCCTCGACCGTCacgacaagttcaagtcCGTCACCAAATTCGAGGCAACGAATACCTCCGTGTGCATGTGGTCCCCCGGCGGAGAGTTCATCCTCACAGCAACGACGTCCCCACGGCTCCGCGTGGACAACGGGATCAAAGTGTGGCACGCATCGGGGACACTTGTCTACACGAAGgagttcaaagaattgctCAAAGTTGACTGGAGGAACCCGTGCCCGTTCAAGATCACAGCGGACGACCACATCGTCAGGGACTTCAACTTCAGCGACCTCGTCGACGCGGAGAAGATCGCATTGGACCCAAAATTGAACAGGACGCAACTCCAAGTGCACGAGTCCGCGGTAGCATTCCAggccaagaacaagaggcCAGCATCCTCCGCTGGGAAAACCGCCGGTGGGTACAAACCACCACACGCTAGAAGAGCAGACGCCAACGGCGGTCAGAGAACCGTCCCCGGGGTGACCGCGAACGGCAAGCAGAAAGCAGCCGTCGCGGCGTCCACCCCACCGGCAAGCGCCGCGTCCACGATGTCTccagaggagaagaagttgagatcgttgctgaagaaactAAGATCCATTGAGGCATTGAAGCAGAGACAGGTGGACGGCGACAAGCTCGAGGACACAcagctgttgaagatcgAGACGGAACCAAAGGTCCTGCAGGACCTACAGGCTCTAGGCTGGAGGCAAGAATAA
- the ATG33 gene encoding Atg33p (similar to Saccharomyces cerevisiae SCM4 (YGR049W) and YLR356W; ancestral locus Anc_4.191) codes for MSTCLGVTKTVAVSGLGLYAGILAATTVTASSKAVTSLIASLDVVQWSREFGALVAEYPVRQTSVGQSPRCSSLLXXXXXXXYWGAPRCWRHPYLLYGMCSAPLASLYLHFVKRSATEGMARGARATTAVADAGNKPIQLDTDDEFLVDLGELPDLAVPTTTPVTRHLLVATLVAVVGLAQSVVGVYGEGQF; via the coding sequence ATGTCCACCTGTTTGGGAGTCACCAAGACGGTAGCCGTGTCCGGACTCGGACTGTACGCGGGCATACTCGCCGCGACTACGGTCACCGCCTCCTCAAAGGCAGTAACCTCTCTCATCGCATCGCTCGATGTCGTACAGTGGTCGCGCGAGTTCGGGGCCCTCGTTGCAGAGTATCCTGTGCGACAAACCTCCGTGGGGCAGTCACCGCGCTGTTCTTCGCTACTANNNNNNNNNNNNNNNNNNNNCTACTGGGGGGCCCCACGCTGCTGGAGACACCCGTACTTGCTCTACGGGATGTGCTCGGCACCGCTCGCGTCGCTGTACCTCCACTTCGTCAAGAGATCCGCCACAGAGGGGATGGCCCGCGGGGCGAGGGCTACCACTGCCGTGGCAGACGCGGGGAACAAACCCATCCAACTGGACACAGACGACGAGTTCCTAGTGGATCTGGGGGAACTGCCCGACTTGGCGGTGCCCACTACCACCCCGGTGACAAGACACCTGCTGGTCGCTACACTCGTTGCAGTCGTCGGTCTCGCACAGTCCGTCGTGGGGGTCTACGGCGAGGGCCAGTTCTGA